Proteins encoded together in one Diabrotica undecimpunctata isolate CICGRU chromosome 3, icDiaUnde3, whole genome shotgun sequence window:
- the LOC140435479 gene encoding uncharacterized protein isoform X1, with the protein MKTILSLYLCVIFVSVNAWVAVIPADPATAHLGDCYINENNLGAFTAGEEKRIEGQCAIATCYAGGDIGLTGCGTVHVEPPLRVIPGDLSKPFPDCCYEIVGPANHTEVNPEDCNPDIRNSIFASIDLPNTQSNAK; encoded by the exons ATGAAAACTATTTTGAGTTTGTATTTGTGTGTTATTTTTGTTAGTGTAAATGCGTGGGTGGCTGTTATACCAGCTGATCCAGCAACCG CACATCTTGGAGATTGCTACATAAACGAAAATAATCTCGGGGCCTTTACAGCAGGAGAGGAAAAAAGAATTGAAGGACAGTGTGCTATAGCAACTTGTTATGCCGGAGGTGATATTGGATTGACAGG atgtggAACTGTACATGTAGAACCTCCGTTAAGAGTCATCCCTGGGGACTTGTCAAAACCATTTCCAGATTGCTGTTATGAAATAGTTGGCCCTGCTAATCATACTGAAGTAAATCCAGAAGACTGCAATCCTGACATTCGTAATTCCATTTTTGCCAGTATAGATCTGCCCAATACACAATCGAATGCAAAATGA